In one Geotoga petraea genomic region, the following are encoded:
- the rpmD gene encoding 50S ribosomal protein L30, whose product MSKVKIKLVRGRAGKTKRQLATLDSLGLNKPGKEVVKEVNDAINGMIKKVKHLVAIEEIEE is encoded by the coding sequence ATGAGTAAAGTTAAAATTAAATTAGTTAGAGGAAGAGCAGGAAAAACCAAAAGACAATTGGCTACTTTAGATTCATTAGGTTTAAATAAGCCAGGAAAAGAAGTAGTAAAAGAAGTAAACGATGCAATAAACGGTATGATAAAAAAAGTAAAACACCTTGTTGCAATCGAAGAAATTGAAGAATGA
- the rplO gene encoding 50S ribosomal protein L15, whose translation MNIEDLRPTPGSRFKKKRLGRGPGSGLGKTAGKGHKGAKARSGASQRADFEGGQTPLYRRSPKFGFTNAPFKKIHSYVNIETLEKRFNDGDEITVELLLEKGIIKKVNDGLKVLGKGELTKKLTVKANAFSESAKQKIEANGGKAEVI comes from the coding sequence ATGAATATAGAAGATCTCAGACCCACACCAGGTTCAAGATTTAAAAAGAAAAGATTAGGAAGAGGGCCCGGTTCTGGCTTAGGTAAAACAGCAGGCAAAGGTCACAAAGGTGCAAAAGCAAGATCAGGTGCTAGTCAAAGAGCAGACTTCGAGGGTGGACAAACACCTTTATATAGAAGAAGTCCAAAATTTGGATTTACAAACGCACCTTTCAAAAAAATACATTCATATGTAAATATTGAAACTTTAGAAAAGAGATTTAATGATGGTGATGAAATAACAGTAGAATTGTTATTAGAAAAAGGAATCATCAAAAAAGTAAATGATGGGTTAAAAGTTTTAGGTAAAGGAGAGCTTACAAAAAAATTAACTGTCAAAGCCAACGCTTTTTCTGAATCAGCAAAACAAAAGATTGAAGCGAATGGCGGTAAGGCAGAGGTGATATAA
- the secY gene encoding preprotein translocase subunit SecY, protein MANAFRNIFKIPELRDRVIFTLLALIAFRVGIYIPIPGINVEAWQGALGGAQSGAAGGFIGFFDVFAGGALQNFSIFVMSVTPYINASIILQLLSSVLPSLKEMMREGEAGKKKFASLTRRLTLAIGGVQGLMLSIAASNYSAKALPNVIFVLLSTISIMAGTMFLLWLGEMITEKGIGNGISVLIFAGIVSRYPSYAAQAFVGMTPIEWILLLIIVIVIVVATVAVQTSERRINIQYAKRVVGNKMYGGSSTYIPVKVNGGGVIPVIFASAIMTLPNLISEMTETTVDNTLFGIGAPLYLILYGLLVFFFTYFYSSVVLDPNEVANNVRSYGGFIPGIRPGKPTQRYIRNVMNRVTFIGALFLVIIALLPYIIRSGAGVNIWIGGTSTLIAVGVALDILQQMEQHMIARQYEGFMKKGKLRGRR, encoded by the coding sequence ATGGCTAATGCTTTCAGGAATATATTTAAGATCCCGGAACTCCGGGATCGCGTCATTTTCACACTTTTAGCCTTAATTGCATTCAGAGTAGGTATATATATTCCTATTCCTGGCATTAATGTAGAAGCATGGCAAGGTGCTTTAGGTGGAGCTCAAAGTGGCGCTGCAGGGGGATTTATTGGTTTTTTTGATGTATTTGCAGGAGGAGCTTTGCAGAATTTTTCTATTTTTGTTATGAGTGTTACTCCTTATATTAATGCATCAATTATTTTGCAATTACTTTCTTCTGTACTACCAAGTTTAAAAGAAATGATGAGAGAAGGAGAAGCAGGGAAAAAGAAATTTGCTTCATTAACAAGAAGGCTTACTTTGGCAATTGGTGGAGTTCAAGGATTGATGTTATCAATCGCTGCTTCTAATTATAGTGCAAAAGCTTTACCAAATGTTATATTTGTTTTATTATCAACAATTTCTATAATGGCTGGAACTATGTTTTTGTTATGGTTAGGTGAAATGATAACAGAAAAAGGTATAGGTAATGGTATATCTGTACTAATATTTGCTGGTATAGTATCAAGATATCCAAGTTATGCTGCACAAGCCTTTGTTGGTATGACACCAATTGAATGGATTTTATTATTAATCATTGTAATAGTAATCGTTGTTGCTACAGTTGCTGTTCAAACGTCTGAACGTAGAATAAATATCCAGTATGCAAAAAGAGTAGTTGGTAATAAAATGTACGGTGGTTCATCTACTTACATTCCAGTAAAAGTAAATGGTGGAGGAGTTATTCCTGTAATTTTTGCTTCTGCTATAATGACATTACCAAATTTAATTTCAGAAATGACAGAAACTACTGTTGATAATACATTATTTGGAATTGGTGCACCATTGTATTTGATACTATATGGATTATTAGTATTTTTCTTTACCTATTTTTATAGTTCAGTGGTATTAGATCCAAACGAAGTGGCTAATAATGTTAGAAGCTATGGAGGATTTATCCCTGGTATAAGGCCAGGTAAACCTACACAAAGATATATAAGAAATGTTATGAATAGAGTTACTTTTATAGGTGCTTTATTCTTGGTAATTATAGCATTACTTCCTTATATTATAAGAAGTGGAGCAGGAGTTAACATTTGGATTGGAGGTACAAGTACTCTCATTGCAGTAGGTGTTGCTTTAGATATTTTACAACAAATGGAACAACATATGATTGCTAGGCAATACGAAGGATTTATGAAAAAAGGGAAACTTCGCGGAAGGAGATGA
- a CDS encoding adenylate kinase — translation MKLIFFGPPGAGKGTQAQKTSEEFGIPQVSTGDILREAVKNETELGKKVKDILERGDLVSDDIINKLVKEKVVHMDSFILDGYPRTIDQAKFLDKALSEANKNIDSIILIDVSEEEVVKRISNRRVCPVCGKVYNLITLKPKEDMKCDIDGAKLIQREDDKEETVRDRYRVYKKNTEPVIEYYKKNKKIFTIDGSKDINTVTKELFNILRGASSDDNN, via the coding sequence ATGAAGTTAATTTTTTTTGGGCCTCCAGGAGCTGGTAAAGGCACACAAGCACAGAAAACATCTGAAGAATTTGGTATTCCACAGGTTTCTACAGGCGATATTTTAAGAGAAGCTGTTAAGAATGAAACTGAATTAGGTAAAAAGGTTAAAGACATATTAGAAAGAGGCGATCTTGTTTCTGATGATATAATAAATAAATTAGTAAAAGAAAAAGTTGTTCATATGGATTCATTTATTTTAGATGGTTATCCAAGAACAATAGATCAAGCTAAATTTTTAGATAAAGCTTTAAGTGAAGCGAATAAAAATATAGATTCTATAATATTGATAGATGTATCAGAAGAAGAGGTTGTTAAAAGGATTTCTAACAGAAGAGTATGCCCAGTTTGTGGAAAAGTCTATAATCTTATTACCTTAAAGCCAAAAGAAGATATGAAGTGCGATATAGACGGTGCTAAGCTAATACAAAGAGAAGACGATAAAGAAGAGACAGTAAGAGACAGATACAGGGTTTATAAAAAGAACACCGAACCCGTAATTGAATATTATAAGAAAAATAAAAAAATATTTACAATAGACGGCTCGAAAGATATAAATACTGTAACAAAAGAATTGTTTAATATACTCAGAGGAGCATCATCTGATGATAATAATTAA
- the map gene encoding type I methionyl aminopeptidase: MIIIKTDKEIEKMRRAGEHLARLLDVVLPQIIKQGNNAEQVEEFVLQFIDEIGGTPTFKGYNGYPYATNVSVNEEVIHGFPTKDKIFKNGDIVSVDCGITLDGYIADSARTYYVGEISESEKKLINTTYEALLVGVEKAIIGNRIGDISNAIQKYVEDKGFSVIRDFVGHGVGRKLHEDPQVPNFGKEGKGPKLRKNMTLAIEPMVSMGDFNVQILEDGWTTITEDKSKAAHFEYTIVVTEEGPEILSGSPNLKP; this comes from the coding sequence ATGATAATAATTAAGACAGATAAAGAAATTGAGAAAATGAGACGGGCCGGAGAGCATTTAGCCCGTCTCCTTGATGTGGTTTTACCACAGATAATTAAACAAGGGAACAACGCAGAACAAGTCGAAGAATTTGTTTTACAATTTATTGATGAAATTGGAGGAACTCCAACGTTTAAAGGATATAATGGTTACCCTTATGCAACTAACGTTTCAGTGAATGAAGAAGTTATACATGGTTTTCCTACAAAAGATAAAATTTTTAAAAATGGTGATATAGTTTCTGTTGATTGTGGAATTACCCTTGATGGTTATATTGCTGACAGTGCCAGGACTTATTATGTTGGTGAAATTAGCGAAAGTGAAAAAAAATTAATCAATACTACATATGAAGCACTATTAGTAGGAGTAGAAAAGGCCATTATTGGAAATAGAATTGGAGATATAAGCAATGCAATACAAAAGTATGTAGAAGATAAGGGTTTTTCCGTAATAAGAGACTTTGTAGGTCATGGTGTTGGTAGAAAGCTTCACGAAGATCCTCAAGTTCCAAACTTTGGAAAAGAAGGTAAAGGTCCAAAGCTAAGAAAGAATATGACTTTAGCAATTGAACCTATGGTTTCTATGGGTGATTTCAACGTTCAGATTCTTGAAGATGGATGGACTACAATCACTGAGGACAAAAGTAAAGCAGCACACTTTGAATATACAATAGTTGTTACAGAAGAAGGACCTGAAATTTTATCTGGATCTCCAAATCTAAAGCCCTAA
- the infA gene encoding translation initiation factor IF-1 produces MAKKKDVITMEGKILESLPNARFRVELENGHEILAHISGRMRKNFIRLLPGDKVTVEVSIYDLNKGRIVRREKIKRTDDNNN; encoded by the coding sequence ATGGCTAAGAAAAAAGATGTAATTACAATGGAAGGAAAAATATTAGAATCTCTTCCGAATGCAAGATTTCGTGTTGAGTTAGAAAATGGTCACGAAATTTTAGCTCATATATCTGGTAGAATGAGAAAAAACTTTATAAGATTATTACCAGGTGATAAAGTTACCGTAGAAGTTTCAATATATGATTTAAATAAAGGTAGAATAGTGAGGAGAGAAAAGATTAAAAGAACTGATGATAACAATAACTAA
- the rpmJ gene encoding 50S ribosomal protein L36, producing MKVRASVKKRCENCRVIRRRGRVWVVCDKNPKHNQRQG from the coding sequence ATGAAAGTTAGAGCATCAGTAAAAAAAAGATGTGAAAATTGTAGAGTTATTAGAAGAAGAGGAAGAGTTTGGGTTGTTTGTGACAAAAATCCAAAACACAATCAAAGACAAGGTTAA
- the rpsM gene encoding 30S ribosomal protein S13: MARILGVEIPNNKKIFVSLQSIYGVGEKTAYDILNALEIDPEMKTKDLTDDQISKLSHYINETYLVEGDLRQEINKNIKRLIDIGSYRGKRHKAKLPVRGQKTHANARTRKGPRLTKIRKK; the protein is encoded by the coding sequence ATGGCTCGTATTTTAGGTGTTGAAATACCAAATAATAAAAAAATATTTGTATCATTACAGTCAATTTATGGTGTTGGAGAAAAAACAGCTTATGATATTTTAAATGCTTTAGAAATAGATCCTGAAATGAAAACTAAAGATTTAACAGATGATCAAATTTCTAAACTATCTCATTACATCAACGAAACATATTTAGTTGAAGGTGATTTAAGACAAGAAATAAATAAAAATATCAAAAGATTAATCGATATTGGATCTTACAGAGGAAAAAGACATAAAGCTAAGTTGCCTGTTAGAGGTCAAAAAACTCATGCAAATGCAAGAACAAGAAAAGGTCCAAGATTAACAAAAATAAGGAAAAAATAA
- the rpsK gene encoding 30S ribosomal protein S11, which yields MAKKKARPKKKKISVEKGVVHINSTFNNTIITLADPNGNTVTWSSGGNAGFKGTKKGTPYASQLAADKVAKEAMKLGVKRVDVEVKGPGSGRESAIRSVQAAGLTVEGIRDVTPIPHNGCRPKKKRF from the coding sequence ATGGCTAAAAAGAAAGCTAGACCAAAGAAAAAGAAGATATCTGTTGAAAAAGGTGTTGTTCATATAAATTCAACGTTTAACAATACAATAATAACATTAGCTGATCCTAATGGAAATACCGTAACTTGGTCAAGTGGAGGAAACGCTGGTTTCAAAGGCACTAAAAAAGGCACACCTTATGCATCTCAGCTTGCAGCCGACAAAGTAGCAAAAGAAGCGATGAAATTAGGAGTTAAAAGAGTAGATGTAGAAGTTAAAGGGCCAGGTTCTGGAAGAGAATCTGCAATTAGATCAGTTCAAGCTGCTGGTTTAACTGTAGAAGGAATTAGAGATGTAACTCCTATTCCTCATAATGGATGTAGACCTAAAAAGAAAAGATTTTAA
- the rpsD gene encoding 30S ribosomal protein S4, with amino-acid sequence MARYRGPLEKLSRREGINLLLKGERSYSEKSSAVKRNFAPGQHGKENKKLTQYGKQLRSKQAVKRIYGVLEKQFRRYFEEAAKKEGQTGEILMQILESRLDTVVFQMGFAVNRRTARQMIRHGHILVNGSKVDIPSYRVKENDTIEVKESSRNIQQIKEGVDLAERLGRTPAWIDVNKDQFKGIFVRIPSIDEMDVPVDVQDIIELYSK; translated from the coding sequence ATGGCAAGATATAGAGGCCCTCTTGAAAAACTTTCAAGAAGAGAAGGAATCAATCTTCTTTTAAAAGGGGAAAGAAGTTATTCAGAAAAGTCATCAGCTGTTAAGAGAAATTTTGCTCCTGGACAGCATGGTAAAGAAAATAAAAAATTAACACAATACGGAAAACAATTAAGATCAAAACAAGCAGTAAAAAGAATCTATGGAGTTTTAGAAAAACAATTTAGAAGATATTTTGAAGAAGCTGCAAAAAAAGAAGGTCAAACTGGTGAAATTTTAATGCAAATATTAGAATCAAGATTAGATACAGTTGTATTTCAAATGGGATTTGCAGTAAACAGAAGAACTGCCAGACAAATGATACGACACGGCCATATTTTGGTAAATGGTTCGAAAGTTGATATTCCTTCTTACAGAGTTAAAGAAAATGATACAATTGAAGTTAAAGAAAGTAGCAGGAATATTCAACAAATTAAAGAAGGTGTTGATTTAGCTGAAAGATTAGGTAGAACACCAGCATGGATCGATGTTAACAAGGATCAATTTAAAGGGATATTTGTTAGAATACCATCAATTGATGAAATGGACGTACCTGTTGATGTACAGGATATTATCGAACTTTATTCAAAATAA
- a CDS encoding DNA-directed RNA polymerase subunit alpha, with amino-acid sequence MELLIKPNKFELVEERQEKDYNFSRYELYPLEKGYSITIGNALRRVLLSSIPAMAITGLRVPGKLHEFDTIEGVKEDLLEIALNLKQVQIAAENIEEIKELEEPVTFNVSKTGPGELLAGDIDTPAGIEIANPDFVIATITKDIEVEMELFAEPGKGFIPSNELDHPTDIEYIFIDGVFSPVTKVNYLTENIRVGKRTDYDKLILDIWTKKNITPEEALKKATEILMEHFLFITKLWKDTNILESLEPVQDMGGAEKEEESEDSESNMFGLSTEIVETSIDNLDLTKRAKNCLKRERINNVGELLNKTPEELMKIKNFGRKSLEEIKKELEEKFNIEYEKLYEEGRNSEE; translated from the coding sequence ATGGAATTATTAATTAAGCCAAACAAATTTGAATTGGTTGAGGAAAGGCAAGAAAAAGATTATAATTTTTCAAGATATGAATTATATCCTTTAGAAAAAGGTTATTCTATAACCATTGGCAATGCTTTAAGAAGAGTGTTATTATCTTCTATACCTGCAATGGCGATAACAGGATTAAGAGTTCCAGGGAAATTACATGAATTTGATACCATAGAAGGTGTAAAAGAAGATCTTTTAGAAATAGCTCTTAATTTAAAACAAGTGCAAATAGCTGCAGAAAATATTGAAGAAATTAAAGAGTTAGAAGAACCAGTAACTTTTAATGTAAGCAAAACAGGACCTGGTGAATTACTTGCAGGTGACATTGACACTCCTGCTGGTATTGAGATAGCTAATCCAGATTTTGTTATTGCAACAATTACTAAAGATATTGAAGTTGAAATGGAACTATTCGCTGAACCAGGTAAAGGATTTATACCTTCAAATGAATTAGATCATCCAACAGATATAGAATATATCTTTATCGATGGAGTTTTTAGCCCTGTTACAAAAGTTAATTATCTAACTGAAAATATTCGTGTTGGTAAAAGGACAGATTACGATAAATTGATTTTGGATATTTGGACTAAGAAAAATATCACTCCTGAAGAAGCTTTAAAAAAAGCTACAGAAATACTAATGGAGCACTTTCTTTTTATAACTAAACTTTGGAAAGATACAAACATTCTTGAATCGCTCGAACCTGTCCAGGATATGGGTGGAGCTGAAAAAGAGGAAGAATCTGAAGATTCTGAATCAAACATGTTTGGTCTTTCTACTGAAATTGTTGAAACATCTATAGATAATTTAGACTTAACAAAAAGAGCTAAAAATTGTTTAAAGAGAGAAAGGATCAACAATGTTGGTGAACTATTAAATAAAACTCCTGAAGAATTAATGAAAATTAAAAACTTTGGAAGAAAGTCTCTTGAAGAAATAAAAAAAGAGTTAGAAGAAAAATTTAATATTGAATATGAAAAATTGTATGAGGAAGGGAGGAACTCTGAAGAATGA
- the rplQ gene encoding 50S ribosomal protein L17 gives MRHRVKRNKLNRYASHRKALVKNIARSVFEEGSIVTTTVKAKVARTLVEKIITKAKKANAAENPVRKMALSREINKNFNDRKLVDKIVNEIAPKYQDRNGGYTRILKIGFRRGDASEMSLFQLLPVDEK, from the coding sequence ATGAGACATAGAGTAAAGAGAAATAAACTCAATAGATATGCTTCACATAGGAAAGCCCTTGTTAAAAATATTGCCAGAAGTGTTTTTGAAGAAGGTTCAATAGTAACAACTACCGTAAAAGCTAAAGTTGCTAGAACTTTGGTAGAAAAAATAATTACAAAGGCAAAAAAAGCTAATGCTGCAGAAAATCCAGTAAGAAAAATGGCTTTAAGCAGAGAAATAAACAAAAATTTCAACGATAGAAAGTTAGTAGATAAAATCGTAAATGAAATTGCTCCAAAATACCAAGATAGAAATGGCGGATACACAAGGATTTTGAAAATAGGTTTCAGAAGAGGAGATGCTTCTGAAATGTCATTATTTCAATTATTACCTGTAGACGAAAAGTAA
- the rho gene encoding transcription termination factor Rho, which translates to MTRKELYNFARQFNISNYSKMTKNELMFSILRKQTESIGYFFYEGVIEILPDGYGFLRNVDNSLLQGPDDVYVSQSQIRRFNLFTGDVVAGQVRPPKEGEKFFALLRIEAVNSQKPSRSKDRVSFENLTPEYPTKLMDLEYENGPVSSRIVDIFSPIGYGQRGLIVSPPKAGKTTLLKDIANSIAKNHPNTKRYVLLMDERPEEVTDIRDTVNADVIAAPFDMDPKNQIKVSEMVLNLVKRQVEFGHDVVILMDSLTRFARAYNLHVPSSGKLLSGGVDPAALTFPKKFFGAARKIREGGSLTIIATALVDTGSKMDEVIFEEFKGTGNMELILSREIANDRIFPALNIKQSGTRKEELLIEEDKLKNIFVLRKIINDLNNKDALEYVLNIFKKHKTNEKMFKAIEKQKI; encoded by the coding sequence ATGACAAGAAAAGAATTGTATAACTTTGCAAGGCAGTTCAATATATCAAATTATTCAAAAATGACTAAGAATGAACTTATGTTTTCAATATTGAGAAAGCAAACTGAATCGATAGGTTATTTTTTCTATGAAGGGGTAATAGAGATACTTCCAGATGGATATGGCTTCCTTAGAAATGTGGATAATTCACTTCTACAGGGTCCTGATGATGTTTATGTTTCTCAATCTCAAATAAGGAGATTTAATCTCTTCACTGGAGATGTTGTTGCAGGACAAGTTAGACCACCAAAAGAAGGGGAAAAATTTTTTGCCCTATTAAGAATAGAAGCTGTAAATTCACAAAAACCCAGTAGGAGTAAAGATAGAGTCTCTTTTGAAAATCTAACTCCAGAATATCCCACTAAACTGATGGATCTTGAATATGAAAATGGCCCTGTAAGTTCAAGAATAGTTGACATATTTTCACCTATAGGATATGGACAAAGAGGATTAATAGTTTCACCTCCCAAAGCGGGTAAAACTACTTTGCTAAAAGATATTGCCAATTCTATTGCTAAAAATCACCCTAACACAAAAAGATATGTATTGTTAATGGATGAGAGGCCTGAAGAAGTTACAGATATTAGAGATACTGTAAACGCAGATGTTATAGCTGCTCCATTTGATATGGATCCAAAAAATCAAATAAAAGTTTCTGAAATGGTTTTGAATTTGGTAAAGAGACAAGTTGAATTTGGGCATGATGTAGTAATACTTATGGATAGTTTAACAAGATTTGCGAGAGCTTATAATTTACATGTACCTTCTAGTGGAAAACTTTTGAGTGGCGGTGTTGATCCTGCTGCTTTGACATTCCCTAAAAAATTCTTTGGTGCAGCAAGAAAAATACGTGAAGGTGGTTCATTAACAATTATAGCCACAGCATTAGTTGATACAGGATCAAAAATGGATGAAGTTATTTTTGAAGAGTTTAAAGGGACTGGCAATATGGAACTTATCTTGTCAAGAGAAATTGCAAACGACAGAATATTTCCGGCCTTGAATATTAAACAATCTGGGACAAGAAAAGAAGAACTATTAATTGAAGAAGATAAATTAAAAAACATTTTTGTTTTGAGAAAGATAATTAATGATCTTAACAATAAAGACGCATTAGAGTATGTTTTAAACATATTCAAAAAACATAAAACAAATGAAAAAATGTTTAAAGCTATAGAAAAGCAAAAGATATAA
- a CDS encoding alpha/beta fold hydrolase yields the protein MLYKKTYLVDDPVSNLFLVHGLGEYSGRYIDFIKKLNDLNINVYTFDLPGHGNSPGKRGDIKSFYEIYSFIDEFAPDDFILYGHSLGGLISARYSEMNLKKPKKLILSSPALGDIAQKKLLLTIMSVFPSLSFSNGIPPKEISSDDTENKKYIEDPMIHDRITVRTAKQMFDEAEKALKEIKKIEIPTILLYGEEDKIINKFEYEKINNDKIKIFNFRLGKHELMNCKYNSDKYFEKIKDFII from the coding sequence ATGCTTTATAAAAAAACATATTTAGTCGATGATCCAGTGAGTAATTTGTTTTTAGTTCATGGATTGGGAGAGTATTCAGGTAGGTACATTGATTTCATAAAAAAATTAAACGATTTGAATATCAATGTATATACTTTTGATCTACCAGGACATGGTAATTCTCCAGGTAAAAGAGGTGATATCAAAAGTTTTTATGAAATTTATTCTTTCATTGATGAATTTGCACCTGATGACTTTATTCTTTATGGGCATTCTTTAGGTGGATTAATTAGTGCTAGATATAGTGAAATGAATTTAAAAAAGCCAAAAAAATTGATTTTATCTTCTCCAGCATTAGGGGATATTGCACAAAAGAAGTTACTTTTAACAATAATGTCTGTTTTCCCTTCTTTAAGTTTTTCTAATGGTATACCACCAAAAGAAATATCAAGCGATGATACAGAAAATAAAAAATATATTGAAGATCCAATGATTCACGATAGAATAACTGTAAGAACTGCAAAGCAGATGTTTGATGAAGCTGAAAAGGCTTTAAAAGAAATAAAAAAAATAGAAATTCCAACAATTTTGCTCTATGGTGAAGAAGATAAAATCATTAACAAATTTGAATACGAAAAAATTAATAATGATAAGATAAAAATATTCAATTTCAGACTTGGTAAACATGAGTTGATGAATTGTAAATATAATTCTGATAAGTATTTTGAAAAAATTAAAGATTTTATAATATAG
- a CDS encoding amidohydrolase: MKYTIFKNPYILKSADSEIKIKSIVLKDDEIYEIMDFQDIPQEIIKQSKIIDLQDKLVLPGFINTHSHSVMSFFKGMADDVDFESWLYKNMLPREELLNEEMAYWGSLLSQMEMVKNGITSFADMYMFTDQIAKATIKTGMRAFISRGLASDNDEEWKRKIKENIDTIEKYNGFEDRIIIGFGPHAPYTVSEEHLKETAKLAEKYNTHIQIHLLESKNENYDLSYIEKTHIFDVPVIAAHCVHVSDEDIKILSKHEVTVSHNPSSNLKLGNGMMPMKQMLEENINITVGTDGSASNNSLNILKEIQLSSLYYKSKYKTDSIKNEEFLRMMWENGGFAFNQKIGRLDEDFKADLIVVNLNAPEFKPFDLQRLKSHILYSMNTSNIEATMVGGKWIYKDYEFVNIKEDEVYENFSECYKEMENSLNN; encoded by the coding sequence TTGAAATATACAATTTTTAAAAATCCTTATATTTTAAAAAGTGCTGATAGTGAAATAAAAATTAAATCAATTGTTTTAAAAGATGATGAAATATATGAAATAATGGATTTTCAAGATATACCTCAAGAAATAATAAAACAATCAAAAATAATAGATTTACAAGATAAATTGGTACTACCTGGGTTTATAAACACTCATTCACATTCGGTAATGTCATTTTTTAAAGGTATGGCTGATGATGTTGATTTTGAATCCTGGTTATATAAAAATATGCTGCCAAGAGAGGAATTATTGAATGAAGAAATGGCATATTGGGGAAGTTTGTTATCCCAAATGGAAATGGTGAAAAATGGCATAACTTCTTTTGCAGATATGTATATGTTTACTGACCAAATTGCAAAAGCCACAATAAAAACGGGGATGAGAGCTTTTATATCCAGAGGGCTTGCTTCTGATAATGACGAAGAATGGAAGAGAAAAATAAAAGAAAATATTGATACAATAGAAAAATATAATGGTTTTGAAGATAGAATAATTATAGGGTTTGGACCTCATGCACCATATACAGTTTCTGAAGAACATCTAAAAGAAACAGCAAAATTAGCTGAAAAGTACAATACTCACATTCAAATACATCTTTTAGAATCTAAAAATGAGAATTACGATTTATCATACATAGAAAAAACCCATATTTTTGATGTTCCGGTGATTGCTGCACATTGTGTTCATGTATCGGATGAAGATATTAAAATACTTTCAAAACACGAAGTAACTGTTTCTCACAATCCATCCAGTAATTTGAAATTAGGAAACGGAATGATGCCTATGAAACAAATGTTGGAAGAAAATATAAACATAACTGTTGGTACAGACGGAAGTGCAAGCAACAATTCTTTAAACATACTGAAAGAAATTCAGCTTTCTTCTCTTTATTATAAATCTAAATATAAAACCGATAGCATAAAAAACGAAGAGTTTTTGAGAATGATGTGGGAAAATGGAGGGTTTGCATTTAATCAAAAAATTGGTAGACTGGATGAAGATTTTAAAGCCGATTTGATAGTAGTAAATTTAAATGCTCCTGAATTCAAACCATTTGATTTACAAAGGCTCAAATCACATATACTTTATTCCATGAACACTTCTAATATTGAAGCTACCATGGTTGGTGGAAAATGGATATATAAAGATTATGAGTTTGTTAATATAAAGGAGGATGAGGTGTATGAAAACTTTAGCGAATGTTATAAAGAAATGGAAAATTCTCTTAATAATTAA